The following nucleotide sequence is from Catillopecten margaritatus gill symbiont.
AATCAAGGTGTTTGGACAAGGCGACAGAGCGCTGAATTAAATCGTCAATTTTTTGATAAGTGGGGGAAAGTTCCATGGAGATATTTTAACGACAATCAGCAATAAAAAAGCCCCAAAAAATGGGGCTTTTTTTATTTCTGTTTAAAGAAATTATTTTCTAAGCCCTAAGCGAGAAATTAAATCTGAATAAGCAGGAACATTACTGCCTCTAAGATAAGCCAATAATTTTTTACGCTGAGAGACCAAATGTAAAAGACCTCTTCTTGAATGATGGTCTTTTTTGTGTGTCTTAAAATGCTCAGTTAAATGCTTGATGCGAGCCGTTAATAAAGCGACTTGCACATTGGTTGAGCCTGTGTCACCTTCCGCAGTTTGGTATTCTTTGATGATTGCTTGTGTATCGATTGACATAAGTAAGTTTCTTTTGGTAAAAATAAAAGGGGTAATTATACCTAAGTGTTTTTAATTTGCCAAGATATTTAACGGACAAGGTGTAAAAATAACAGATTTGAGTAACTAGGCTGTCGTTCTTGGTAGCTTGCGCTGTTATTTTGAGCAACTTACGCATTATTCTGGGTGGGCTACATGTTATTCTGAGCGTAGCCGAGGAATCTTGTGGGGGTATGAGTTCCTTCGGCTACGCTCAGGATGACAACAAAGATATTATTCAGGATGACAACAAAGATATTATTCAGGATGACAACAAAGATATTATTCAGGATGACAACAAAGACATTATTCAAGATGACAGTAAAGGCGTTACCCGGAGTAATAGTGGGGTTGTTTTCAGTATAGTAACAAAGGCGTTCAGAATAACGGATAAGGGTGTTTAAGATAACGACAAAGATACTTAGGCGTTAAATGAGGGGTTGAATGCAGTCAAGGAATCTTTCGTAGAAAGCAATGCTTACTTCAATGAATAAAAAGTTTTTTCACCCATTGGACGGCTTTTGAAGCGACGGTGGATCCATAAATATTGCTCAGGTGCTTGAAGGATTTGTTGTTCTAGTATGTGATTGGTAAGGGTGGCGTTTTGTTGAGTGTCTGAGGACGGGTAGTCTTCTAATGGGTGAGAGAAATCCAGTTCGTAACCTGATTTCCCC
It contains:
- the rpsO gene encoding 30S ribosomal protein S15, which produces MSIDTQAIIKEYQTAEGDTGSTNVQVALLTARIKHLTEHFKTHKKDHHSRRGLLHLVSQRKKLLAYLRGSNVPAYSDLISRLGLRK